From one Luteolibacter sp. SL250 genomic stretch:
- a CDS encoding plasmid pRiA4b ORF-3 family protein has product MSKENGGRVVVKVFLYGIKPEIWRRFSISTQATFLDLHNAIQASMGWENKSPHEFRHGKGKRLVDVIGPVGIQGVIGEFQDETQVTVADYIGKKKLPMRLLYRYDFADEWIHEVVFEKKEEGEGGPKIIDGGRACPPEDFGGHFQYMQALHGEIGWMNPGYEPEKFEPEKVDFTPRKERKRR; this is encoded by the coding sequence ATGTCGAAAGAAAATGGCGGCCGCGTGGTGGTGAAGGTGTTCCTCTATGGCATCAAGCCGGAGATCTGGAGACGCTTCTCCATTTCCACGCAGGCGACCTTCCTCGACCTCCACAACGCGATCCAGGCGTCGATGGGGTGGGAGAACAAGAGTCCCCATGAATTCCGCCATGGCAAGGGCAAGCGCCTGGTCGATGTGATCGGCCCGGTCGGCATCCAGGGCGTCATCGGCGAGTTCCAGGATGAGACGCAGGTCACGGTGGCGGACTACATCGGCAAGAAGAAGCTGCCGATGCGGCTGCTCTACCGCTATGACTTCGCGGACGAGTGGATCCATGAGGTCGTCTTCGAGAAAAAGGAAGAGGGTGAAGGCGGGCCCAAGATCATCGACGGCGGGCGTGCGTGTCCGCCGGAGGACTTCGGCGGGCATTTCCAGTACATGCAGGCGTTGCACGGCGAGATCGGCTGGATGAACCCGGGATACGAGCCGGAGAAGTTCGAGCCGGAAAAGGTGGACTTCACCCCCAGGAAGGAGCGGAAGCGCCGCTGA